Below is a window of Pseudomonadota bacterium DNA.
GATGACACCTTGTACTACTTCCTTCAGGACGTGCCCCCGAAGCCGGATGAGGAGGACGCAGCTGATCGCTGCCTTGCCGACTACTTCTCGACCGGGAATCGCGCGCAGCTCGAGAAGGCCAACGCGCACTACAAGAAGATCGTGCCCTACGCGGTGGGGGCTTCCTGGCCGGCACTGGCATGGATGAGCGAGTACCTTCTGCTCGCGCCCGATCGGCGTGCCCCATTCGGAGAGAGCGCGCCTGAGCTCGAGGCGCTCGTGGCGTTCCATCAGCGCTTGAAGTTCAGCATGCTGGCCTCTACCCTGGGGGTTCAAGGATTCGATGACGCTACGTCTCAGAAGGAGCCGACGCTGCCCATCGTCAGCCGGTTCACCAACGAGACGCTGCACTTTCTCGACCCGCAGCGAGAGAGCTGGGAGAGAACGACCGAGCTCATCGACCGGCTCGAGCTCAAAGCCGGCGATCACGTGGCCGATATCGGTTGCGGCCCGGGGTATCACGTGTTCCGCATGGCGAAGCGCGTGGGCCCGACCGGCCGTGTGCATGCCGTCGAGACCAGCGCCGCGGCGCTTGCGTTCGTGCGCTTTATCGTCGAGCGGCAGCGGGTGGCGAACGTCGATCTCGTCAAGACGGGACCGAGCGATATCACGCTGCCCGCGGCCAGTCTCGACTGTGCCCTGATCTGCTCGTTGTATCACGCCATCTATGGGTCGACGAGCCGCGCCGTGCGTGAGTTCTTCCTGGGCAGCGTCTACCGAGCCCTCAAGCCGGGGGGTCGACTGGTGATTGTCGACAACGCGCCGGATGGCACCGCCGACTTTCGCTATTTCGGGAACCGGATCGCGTCTCGCCTTGTGGTGAGCAGCGTGGAGTGCTACGGCTTCAGGTGCGTGCGCGTGATCAACCTGGCGCCCCAGCGCTACATGGTCATCTTCGAGAAGCCGCGATGAGACGGGGTTGATCGCCTACTTCTTGGGTGGCGCCACCTCTTGCGCCCACGCCCGCAGTCGTTCCCAGAGCCGTCGCGCGTGCTCGTCGGGCGCTACGTTCCGCTCCTTCCCGTCGACGACCTCGAAGTAGCGGTAGTCTTCTCCACCCAGGGGCGGGAGCTCGGTGGGCAGATGTCGGCGGCAGAGCAGGCGGCTGCTCTGGGTGCGAACTGTGATCATGGGGCGAACCCCTTCTGAGAATGCGGCGGCGGCGTCGTTCGCAGCACCGCCTTCGATGAGCGGGCGCAGGCTCTTCCCGTCGTATGCGGCTCCCGCAGCGGCGCCAGGCGCAAGCGTGTAGTCGCTCAGCGTGGGCACGACGTCTACCAGCTGCGTCACCTGGCTGACGCGTCGTCCTTGTGGAATCCCTCCGGGGCCCCACACGATCATGGGCACGTGGAGCTCGGCATCGAGCAGGTTGCCCTGGTGGTCGAAGAACCCGTTCTCCATCAGGCCCTCTCCGAGATCGCCCATGATGATCATCAAAGTGTCGCGCTCGAGCCCGAGCTTGTGTATGCGCGCCATCAGCAGTCCCACGTACAGGTCAGCGTAGCGAATCGAGGAGTCATACAGCGAGACGAGGTGGTTGACGTCAGCGGCAGACAGATCGATGTGCGCCGCGCCGTCGCGCTTCTTCTTCTCGAGCTTGTCATAGTACCCGCTCATGGCGAAGGGAATGCCGTTGACCTCTCTCGCTGCACCGGCATCGGTGAGGGCAGGTCGCTCGGTGAAGTAGTGGCCGTCGTGGATGTTGAGGATGCCGTCAGGGAGCTTTCCGATGAGATCTGCAACCCCCTGGTAGCTCGGATCGAACATCTTTGAGAAGAAGAGCGGCTTCTCGTACGGGGCGTGAAGGTCGTACCCTTGAAGCAGCATGAACGTCGGGGCTTTGGGTTGCTGGTTCAACCAATCCATCGCGAGGGGGAGCTGGTCATGCAACGTGCCACCCTGGACGCGGTCACTGTAGGTGGCGAACCCGTCTTGGAGGCCAAAGCTTCCGCTCCAGTGCAGCCCACCCACGAATCCGCCCGTGCGGTAGCCGTTGGCGCCCAGCGTGGACGCGATGGTGGGCGTGCCGGGAGGGAGCCGATAGGTCTTGGGCTCGAGTGTACCAAAGCGCTCCGGGTAGCGACCTGTCATCAAGGACATGCTCGAGAACAGGGTGGTGTTGCTCTGCGCGAACGCGCGCTCGAACACCACCCCGTCGGTTGCGATGGCGTCGATGTTGGGCGAGGTGGGTCGTTGATAGCCGTAGCACCCGAGATGGTCTGCGCGGCACGCCTCCAGCACGACAAGCACCACCAGGCGGGGTCGCCACGCGGTACGGGTACAGGCTGAGAGGGTGAGGCCGGCCAGCAGCGACGCAACCAGGGCGACAATCACCACGATGCACGAGCGTCGCGGTCGCGGTCGGGCGCAGCGCAGTGGCGTGTGCTTGTGGGTCAGCGTCACTGGGCCATCGCCGCCGTAGAGGCAGTTGGCGCGGTGGCGTGGATCAGCCCCGCCAGCTCGTCGGCGCTGAGGAATCCGTCGCCATTGGCGTCAGCGGCGATGAAAGGGCCCGGTTCAGCGCAGTTCCGGGCCCACTCGAAGCGCGAGATCCGACCGTCGTTGTCAGCGTCGAGAAAGACCACGAGGCCGCGCACGACCTCGCGTTCGGTGGAGGGAACGGTGCGGCGCGGCTGCAGGCGCCAGACGGTGAGCGACAGTAGTCCGGCCAGCAGGAGCAGGCCGATGAGAAGGCGCTTCACGGGGGGTCCGGCTCTGAGCGGGTGACGCTGAGAACGGTGAGAAGGTGCTCGAAGGCCTGTCCCATCTCGACGTGCGTCGAGACGATGGGGATGGCTCGCTTCTGGTTGGTCTCGAGCAGCGTTCGCTGGGCGGGCGTCAGGAGACGCTCGAAGGTATTCTCGAGAGACTCATCGAGCTGTGCCGCACGCGATGGGTCGGTGCACGTGCCAAGGCCTTGTATGAGCGCATCGAGCAGGGTTTTCTTCTGATCGTCAGTCAGTGCGAGCCCAGGGCTGTTTCGCAGCGGTGCAAGCCTACCCAGCAGCTTCATCGCTGCCGATTCGAGGTAGAAGTGAATCGGTGCTGCGCGCGTGATGCGTGAAGCCATCGCGCTCGCGGCATCGGTCTTTGATCGCGCAGCGGTCTCTGACGCGTCTGCGAGCTTCGAAGGGTCCGGGAGCGCTACCCGATCTGGGGAGACGGGGATGACCGAGGCCTTTGTAGGCGCCGTGGGTGTTCGCCGAGTGACGCGTGCTTCCGCAGGGCCGTTCCAGATCCAGAGCCCCAGGATGCAGGCGATGTTCACGAGAACCAGGAGGGACGCGATCAGCCCCAGTGACTCACGTGCGCGCGGCGAGCTCCTGGCGGTCCGGGCACCGGTGGTCATCTCATCGCTCGTTCGTGGAGGGTGCGCCCGACGGGAGGGTTGAGGGTGGCGAGGCGCTCGCTGATGGAAGCTTGATGTCGCCTGGCTGGACGAGGCTGTACGCGGTTTCTGCCTGGGCCGGCTGCGATGAGGGCAGCGGTGACGGCGTGTCGAGCATCGATGGTGGGCTCAGCAGGCGGTAGACGAGCACGATGTTGACGTTCACGAGCAGCAGCAGCAGCAACGCCTGAGACATCCAGGGCGTCGCTCTCTTGCCCGTGGGCGGGGTTTCGTCGTGTGAAGCCATTTTGACTGTATTCGTGCAGAGCTTGGAAGGTTCCTCGTGGCGGCTCATTCTCCAAGGTCTCACGGCGGGAGGTGCTTCGCCTGGGGTGGAGGAGCTGAGCGCAGGGGCGAGAAGTACGGTAGAGTCTGCTCTGCGATGGCAACCGCTGTGTTGGCGAGGTGACTCGGGTCGCGTGAGCGAATCGCAACCGTCAGTGCAATGGTCGTCAAGCGGTGGGCGAGGGGGGAGGGATTCGTTGTTCCGGCGTCTTCTCAACGGCCTCATCCTGGCGCTCACCGCGTCTGCCCTCGTGCTGACGGGGGCGCTCTGTGACGATCTCTGGCAGAGAAGAACGCCGAACACCTTCTCTGATCCTCGGGTGCCGCTCTATTGGTACTGGAACACCAATGCCGCGCCGAGAGATGTCGATCCTCGGCTGGCGTCGGCCACAACAGATCTCATCCGCTTCTTCGACACGGGAGATCGTGATGCGCTCGAGCGGGCGCGTGGGCTGTATCACGCGGTGATTCCCAGTCTGACCGTCGGTACTGAATTTCCCGCGCTCGAGTGGATATGTGAGTACTTCCTTGCCTCAGAGTCTGAGAAGTCGCGCCTGCTGGCCAATCCGGAGGGGGCAAGGCTCCTCTGGTACTTCTCGCAGTCCCGGTTCCACGAGCTCGTGCAGCTCTTGCGCGTGAAGGTGCGACTGGCGCCGGCCGC
It encodes the following:
- a CDS encoding methyltransferase domain-containing protein, with amino-acid sequence MSSVSLRRLIGWMFACLVCAALGVGVDRWTLSGRLLVERNPDDTLYYFLQDVPPKPDEEDAADRCLADYFSTGNRAQLEKANAHYKKIVPYAVGASWPALAWMSEYLLLAPDRRAPFGESAPELEALVAFHQRLKFSMLASTLGVQGFDDATSQKEPTLPIVSRFTNETLHFLDPQRESWERTTELIDRLELKAGDHVADIGCGPGYHVFRMAKRVGPTGRVHAVETSAAALAFVRFIVERQRVANVDLVKTGPSDITLPAASLDCALICSLYHAIYGSTSRAVREFFLGSVYRALKPGGRLVIVDNAPDGTADFRYFGNRIASRLVVSSVECYGFRCVRVINLAPQRYMVIFEKPR